CGATAATCGAACCGCCTTGATTATAAAGCATTGTTTTTATCTGTTCGGAGCTGTAGCCGCCCTTAATTGTTTGACCGAAAACAAACAAATCTGAGATATATTCATGATTTACCCATAACAATCCTCGGTCCTTTTCATCTTCATATGGAAAGAAGAGAGTAAAGTCGTTATTGTATCCGAATGTATCTCCTTTTTGATTAATCTTGTCGCCATATGCAGCAATAACTTCATATTTATAGCCTTTTGGAAGAACAAGATCATCCTTTGTTGTTGGTTCAATTGGCTGGAATTTTAAAGGACCTTTTTTTGGCCTTTTATATTCTGGATAGTGAAAAGGAGTTTTTGCTTCTGCTGATTTTACTAATCCATCAAGTCCTGTACTTGCTGCTGCCAGTGCAACAGTACCAGTTCCTAGGTATGTTAAAAATTTTTTTCGATTTAATACTGGGGGCATCTATCCGCACCTCTTTCTGTTAGTTATGCATATCAAATGATATAGAAAAAGAATTAAGCTGAATTTAAATAATTGTAAAGATTCCTATTTTCTTATTTTCAGGAATATATTCATAGAGTTAATCTGATGATAAAGTCGCAATTCACTTTATATACTTCCTTAATTTTACATAATTATTAAAAATAAGTGTAAAAATACGGGGTTATATAGTCACTTTTGATGGACTATTTAAATTGAGAAGCATTTCAAAATGTAAATTCATTAAGTTTTTTGTAAGATTTCTATTCGAAAGTTAAGAAAAGGTATTCTTCTTATAGTTTATATATGAAATAAGTAAATTCTATTCAGCTCATATTCTATTTGTGTTAACAATATGTCTGTACTGGATAATACACATCTAAGGAGTGAAAAACATTGGAATTCAAGATGCTGTTAATGAGAGAAGCTGAAAAAGGATGAAGCAGACGAGAAAGAAGAATAAAGATAGGGAGAGAATACATAGGCTCTGCTCTAATTATTCAATAAATAAGGATTGCTGTCAGAAATGTCCGATGGATAGAAAATTAGCAGAGAATATGATTAATAGAAATTCCCTAAATGAGGAGTTTGTTATAAAAGGTATGGTAAACACATCTCCTGAGGTAACTGTAACATCAGTTGATGAAAAAATTACTTCTGCCTAGGTAACAAAAAAACCTTTTTATAAATCACTTGCAACTTGAGGAGGATGGATAATGAAAACAATAATTTTTGCACTGGCTGCCGCTCTAACTATTGGAACTGTAACAACAGCGTTTGCATACTCTGATGCGATGAATTCCGGGGAGAACGGTGAACAGCTTGCGGAAAAATTCCAGCACCTTACCCGCAATAATGTTTGGGAACAGAAAGAAAAAGTTGATCTGCAATTTAACACATTTCATCCGCAAGGAATGACGAAAGTCGGAGACTTGTACTTCATGTCTTCTGTAGAAATCATCGAAAAAACGGTAAAATACGACCAGCCTCATGATGGATACGACCGCACACCTGGTAAAGGCATCGGTCATCTATTTGTATTTACTAAAGAAGGAAAGCTGTTAAAGGATTTAAAGCTTGGTGAAGGTACTATATACCATCCCGGAGGAATTGCATATGATGGCAAATCAATCTGGATTTCAGTTGCAGAGTACCGGCCAAATAGCAAGTCAATCATTTATAAAGTAAATCCAGAAACGATGAATTCAGAAGAAGTGTTCCGCACGAATGACCATATTGGAGGAATTCTTCGTGATGGAAAACAAGGAACTCTAAAGGCTGTAAGCTGGGGTTCAAGAATGTTTTATGAGTTCAATGAAAAAGGAAAAGTGCTCCGTAAATCAAATAATACCAGCCACTTTATCGATTATCAGGACTGCGAGAATGCAGGAAAAGACAACATGATATGCAGCGGTATTACTGAATTGCCGCAGCAAGGAGTTTCCACTTCTAAATATGAATTGGGCGGTCTGGCCTTACTGGATATAAAAACAATGGATATGGTTCACGAACTGCCAATTACTCTATTTTCTCAAAACGGACATGCTGCAACACGCAATCCAGTATTTCTTGAAAATACAAAACAGGGATTAATCATGTACACTGTACCGGACGATGATCAATCCTCTATGTTAGTGTATGAAACAATAGTCAGTAAAAAATAAATTATAGGAAGCATAAGGATATAAGGTATGCAACTTTTGAAAAACTAATTAGAGATTCTTAATTGATACTTTTTTATCAAAACTTATTAATGAATGTTAGATTACCACTAACAAGTGCCATGTTGATTAAAAGATTAAAAAACATAAAAAGGATTGCTGCTGCAATCCTTTTTCGACTGATGATATTCTGTATTATTTATAATCCTCACGATTGGGCAGTCTAAGTCCAAGTTAAGTGCCTCATTTAAATCATCCTCAAATTTTCTTTATCTTCATCGGATGTTTTAAAATAAACAATAACTAATGAGACTTTTATTAACGGCTTAACAGGACGTTCACTCATTCTGCTACTGGCCTTTAGAACCAAACTTCCTTCCTTTCCTACTTCTAATAAGGAGAAAAACGGGCAATAGTACCAGTATAAATCTGCTTCTTTATTTGACCATTTTGAATTGCATCCTTGAATAGTCACTCCGGTAAAATACCTATCCTACCTTTTTGTCAATTGATTACGATCCTCAACCTGTGGCGGTTCTTCCATCCAGCCATTTTTGACCATAATTTTTCCGCCTTGTTTTGCAAAATCAAAAATATTTTTTGCAAGGAGCGCCATTTTCGCAGGCAAATCACTTCGTAAACTAAAGGCGCCGCCAAGTGCATTGCTTCCGAGCCCAAATGTACTTAACAAACTGGTATTATACATCATCAATTTATCGGAAAATGGAGCGACGGTTGAATTTGTTGCTTTTCCGGCATGAGTGGCTGGTGGTTCAATGTAATCTTGACGTAAAAATTCACCTAACGATGTCTCGATTTTCTTTGCTAGTTCCATCCCTTTAATAAAATGGTTTCGGACCTCTTGATTATGTGCTACTTGTGCAAATCCGATCATTAATTGCATCCCCGTAAGGTTTGTCTCAATTGAGTGATGAATAAGAGAAACCTCAATTGTATTTAAGGATCTTTCATTACTAAACCAATTCAATCCCCCGGCCATATAATTTTTATCTTGTACAAACTTCACTTCTTTTGGCATCGAAACAAACGGGGGGCGAGAAAGAACCCCTGTTTCTAAAAGAATATTTGTCGTTTGGTCATATGCCTCTTGTGCTTCAGCTGTTAAACGTCTGAAAAATTGTCTTATATCTTGTCGGTAAGACATAGTCGAATAGAGCGCGTAAAGACAAGTTCCTATTTTAGCCATCATATGTAAATACATGACATCATACATAAAGTCGAATAACTTGGGAGCTCCTTTATTCACGTCGTGTTCAGTAAATCCAACTGGAATAACTGCGCCTTCCTGTTGAAAAATAGATTTCACAAACTCTGCACTTTCAGCACAACGTTCATAATAAGACTGCAGAATTTGCCGTGTTTCCTCTTTTTCAGCGTGTTCAAGAAAGTATTCCAGAACTCTCATAATCATTGTTTTGTCTTGATACGTCATCCACAAGTTTCCTAATTCTGAAGATGTAATTGGTACTTGATTTGAACTGCTCATCCTAAAGCCTCCTAACCCTTTCGTTTTCTTTAACTTTACCAATTTGAAAAATTTTATTAATCAATCTGTGTTTTTTAGATTGCATTTCTAATTTGGTTTCCGAATTTTAGTTATTGATAATATCCCCTACCCCCTTTAGTTCATAAAAAAGGGGGAAGTATTACCATTTAAAGCAACGAACGAAATTGGCTAATGAAATCCCATTAAAACTAATCGATAAAAAACGGATTCTAAAAGAAATTTATAAGAATTGTGATGATGTGATTTTCCATCCAATATCCACAAAAAAAGCAAATGTTTTAGATATTAAGTACTCCTTCAATCCTTATATCCCAAAATGTAAGAGTAGTGCCTCCTTAACTTTTCACCATTAGATATTCAAAATGTTATCCTCAAGTACAGCTGATTTATCTCCGTATACTTTTTCAATATGATGAAGCCCCCAGGCGGATAAAGACTCAAGAATTCCTGTGACGCTCCATCCATACTCACTTAGTTCATATTCCACTTTTGGAGGAACTTGATTATAGGTCATGCGGCTGATGATTCCATCTTCTTCGAGTTCCCGCAGCTGCTGGGTCAGCATTTTTTGTGTGATGCTCGGCATCAGCCTTTTCAGTTCGCCCGTCCGTTTTTTCCCCCGCATCAAGTGACAAAGGATCACACACTTCCACTTTCCGCCTATTACTTCGAGAGCTGCCTCTACCGGAATGTTATACCGCTTTCTTTCTTTCATTTTCAGGGTCCTCCTTAGTTAACGGGGTGTTTATGTTTATTATAGCCATTTGAGATGAATTTCCCCAAAGCAGAGAAAAACCAATCCTGATAGGATTGGTTTAGTTTTGGTCAGCCGGATAAACAACACCAATTTGTTTTCTTGCTTCATCCATGACTTCCATTACTTTTATTGAATTCTCATAAGTATTAATTGTTGATTCATACAGGTCATTTTGGATTAAGTCGATGAATTCCTTCATTTCATAATACATGGTGTCTTCTTTTTGAGGTTTTGAAATATCCTCTAATCTGCCGTCGCGGTAGCGAATTTCCACCTTTTCAATCGTACTGATGCGGTCAATAATAATTGTACCTTCTTCTCCCTGAATTTCCGATGGAAGTGCTGAATCTGTTATCTTGGAATACATCATTACAGCATCTTTGTCTTTATATTGAAGAAGAATGCTTCCTTCGCCGTCAACACCAGAGCTTAATAGCAGCCCGCTCGCTTTAATGGTTTCCGGTTTTCCGAAAAGAACAATCGAAGGATACAGCGCATAGATTCCAATGTCCATCAGTGATCCATTTGAGAAGGTCGGATCAAATGCATTCAGCACGGTTCCTGACCGATAGGCATCATAACGGGATGAATATTGACAGTAGCTTGCTGTATATCTTCTCACGGTGCCAATTTTGTGCAGGTTTTCCTGAATGCTTTTAAAGTTAGGCAAGAATGTTGATTTCATCGCTTCCATAAGCAGCACGCGATTTTCTTTTGCAGCCTGTATCATTTCAGTAACCTCTTTAACATTTGATGCAAGCGGCTTTTCACACAGCACGTGCTTTTTGTGATTCATAAATAAAATGGCCTGCTCAGCGTGCAATGAGTTCGGGCTTGCTATGTATACGGCATCAATTGCATCGCTTTTTGCCATGCTCTCTAAATCTGTAAACGTAGTCTCCACCCCATATTTAGCAGCGAATTCTTCAGCTTTTTCGCTGCTTCTTGAATAAACAGCCTTCAGCGAAAAATCCTCGATTTGCATCGCAGCTTTTAATAAGCGGTCAGTGATCCAGTTTGTTCCGATAATTCCAAAGCGTATCAATTTGTTTCCTCCTATATACCTTGTTTGTTCTTACAATACCATATGTATTAAGCAGACGTCTTATTTGACGTCTGCTTAAATCAGCTCTACTTCAACGGACTCAATACCTTTTACTTCTTTAATATCCTCATACACATCTGATGTATAACGGTCATTTTTAATCAGCAGAATTAAGTCTACCGTTCTCAAATCACGGTCAATAACATCTTTAATCTTCACATACTTGATTTTCATATCTTTTTTGCGAAGCGAGTGTAAGATATCAGATATATTGATATTAACAGGAACGGTCAGCTTTACCTTCAATTCTTTCAGTCTTAGCGTTTTTGGGCCCAGTTTCTTTACTAACGGAGCAATGATCTCAATTGACCCAATCATGAAAATAAGCGCTATAAGTGCCTCCTGATAAAACCCGGCTCCAATGGCAATCCCAAGGCCAGCAGCTCCCCAGATCATCGCTGCCGTTGTAAGACCGCTGATGACATCATTGTTTCTGCGGAGAATCGCTCCCGCGCCCAAAAATCCGACGCCTGATACAATTTGTGCTGCCAGCCGAAGCGGATCCATCGGACGATTATAATCGTTAGAAAACGTATAAGCAGCTTCAATTGAAATCACGGTCAAGAGACACGAGCTTACTGCAATAATAATTGTTGTTTTCAGTCCCAGCGGCTTTTTCTTAATTTCCCGCTCAAGTCCAATAATAATTCCGACTAAGAGGGATAAAAACAATTTTATGATTGTGTGCTGATGTACAATAATATCCTCCAAAATCGCTCCCCCTCTTCTCTATTAGTTTGGTCTATTTTAATTTCAATCATTATACCATTCAGCAGGCGCGGAATATATGTGTAATTTGTCGGGCCTTACGCAGGGTATGATTTTTGAGTTTATTCTAAGAGTCCTGATATTATTCGGCATCGGATTGATTATTGGATTAGGGCAATTAGGTTCGGAACAGCCAATTTTTGAAATTCTTTCTTCTCTATTTTCAGTCAAATAGAAAATTATTTACCAAAATACGTCTTTACTTGCCTGTATTACATCTTTTTAGCTTATGCTTTCTTTATAAAAAAAAAGCACCCGGCCGGGTGCTTTTTTAATCATGCATTATTCTTCCTCAACTGCTCTCGTTTTTTTTCGTCTGAATTTACTCATCATCTCATAAACAATTGGCACAATCAGAAGTGTCAACAGTGTAGAGCTTGTTAATCCGCCGATTACTGTTACTCCGAGACCTTTTGAAATGATGCCGCTGCCGCCTTCGATTCCGATTGCAAGCGGTATGAGCGCTCCAATTGTGGCGATCGCTGTCATCAGAATTGGACGCAGACGTGTTGTTCCTGCTTCAAGCAATGCTTCTCTTGTCGATAGACCTTCACGTTCTTTGTGAATAACGCGGTCAATCAGGACAATTGCGTTTGTGACAACGATACCGATCAGCATCAATGCCCCAATCATTGCGTTAATACTAATCGTTTCTCCTGCAATCAATAATCCAACCAATGCACCGATTACGGTAAATGGAAGTGAGAACAGAATCGCAAAAGGTGCAAGTCCACCGCCGAATGTAATCACAAGGACCAGGTACACAATGGCAATCGCTGCAAGCATGGCAAGGCCAAGCTGTGTAAAGGATTCCTGAATGTCTTCTGTTACTCCGCCTGTGTCTATGTCCACACCGGTCGGCAAGTCAAGATCATTCACTTTCTTTTGAACTTCCGAAGATGCTTTTGCAACATCATCCGTTGTCAGTTCACCGGAAACCTGTACGTAAATGCGGCCATCACGTCGTGTTACAGTATCTGATGTTTTTCCTTCTTCAACTGTTACGACATCTCCGATTTTCACTTCTTTGCCAAGCGGAGAAGTGATTGTTTTTTCGGTTAAATCATCTACATTTTCAAACGTTTCTTTCTCTGTTTGAAGATAAACATTTAGTTCTTCCCCGTCTTTTTCAACTTGAGTCAGAACTGGACGATCTCTTTGCGGGCTAAGCTCCATGCCGATTTGACCGGCTGTCAGGCCAAGCTTGCTGAGTTCTTCCTGATTGGCAACAAGGGTATATTCATCGTATGACTCGGCAAGACTTGAGCTTACATTTTTAAAGCTGCCGTTGTCGTTTAGAATTTTTTCAATTTCCCCGACAGTGGGCTCAATGTCTTCTAATTCATTTCCATATACAAAGAATTGAACTTCGTTGCTGCCGGCGCTCTGAGTGAAGTCCTGTGCAGACCATTCGCCCTGAGCAGTCTCAGCTTGAAGATCTTCAATTACTTTCTCTTTTTCCTTATCAAAATTCTCTGTATCATCTTCATATTCGATAAAGAATACGGCACTGTTTGAATCTCCAGGGCTCATTGGATTTTCGCTTCCTAATGAGAACTGAACTAAAGAAACATCTTTGCGGTCCATTAACAAATTTTCTGCTTTTGCAACGACTTCCTCTACTTGTTCTTTTGTTTCACCTGGTTCAGGCTTATATGTTGCATAGACAAGCTTCTGTTCTTCCGAAGGCAAGAAGCTGACGCCGATAACCGGAACTAGGAATAAGCTGCCGACAAGCATTAGGACTGCAAAACCTGATGTAATCCATTTATGATTTAAAGACCAGTTCAAAATACTTCTGTAAACACCAGTCATTTTCCCTGGTTTGTGTTCCTCATGCTTTTTAGCCGTTTCGCCGTATAGTCCTTTTTTAAAGAGGCTGTGTGCCAGCATTGGCACAATCGTAACGGCAACGACCAATGAAGCAAGCAATGCAAAAACGATGGTTAATGCAAATGGAAGGAATAATTCTCCTATTACTCCCTTTACAAGTGCCAGCGGCAGGAATACGGCGATTGTTACGATTGTTGAAGACATAATCGGAACAAACATTTCCTTAGTAGCTTCCCGCACTAAGCCCATTCCTTTTAATTTCTCGCCCTTTAATGACATTCTGCGGTAGATATTTTCAATGACAACGATTGAATCATCAACCACGCGTCCGATTGCAACAGTCATGGCTCCAAGTGTCATAATGTTAAGAGTAATATCCATTTGCTTTAGTAAAAGAACCGCAATTAATAAAGATAACGGAATGGAAACAACTGAAATTAAGGTTGATTTAATATCTCTTAAGAATAAGAGAATAATGATAATCGCAAAAACAGCTCCAAATAATGCTTTGCTCAGCATCGTGCTGACGGATTCTTCAATAGGTTCAGCCTGATCGAGCGTGGACTGGATCTCAAGGTTATCATACTCTTTTTCAAAACCGTCAAGCTCTTCTTTTACAGCATTTGCTACATCAACTGTATTTGCATCTGCGGATTTCACAATTTGAAGACCGATTGCTTCTTCTCCATTTGTTCTGGAAATGGATTCAGCTTCACCGATCGTTTTAATATCTGCAAGCTCTGACAGCTTCACCGTCGGGAGTTCTATATTCTGTGTTGCAGGAGGTGTCTGGCCAGCTGCTGGTGCTTGAGCTGAGCCTTGTGCCTGCCCTGGAGTCTGGACTGATCCAGCTGGATTCTGCTCTGCCCCTGGAGCATTCTGGCCCGGCATGCTGCTTTGACCTTGTCCAGAAGCATCTCCTCCACCCGGAGATATCGGGATCTCCATATTCTTTAAATCTTCCATTGTCAGGATGTTTCCATCTACAATGACAGATTGTTCTTTATCCCCGAAAGTATACAATCCAAGGGGAAAATTAACATCAGATCCTTTAATGATATTTTGAACGGTTTCTTCATCTAAACCGTATTCTTCAAGCTTCTCTTCTTTAAATGAAAACTGGACTTCTTCTACTTGCTGACCTGACACCCCAACAGAAGAAACACCTTCCAGTCCTTTTATTGCCGGGACAATTTCATCTTCGGCAAGTGCAGTCAGATCACTTAAAGATCCTTCATCA
The window above is part of the Metabacillus dongyingensis genome. Proteins encoded here:
- a CDS encoding winged helix-turn-helix transcriptional regulator, which translates into the protein MKERKRYNIPVEAALEVIGGKWKCVILCHLMRGKKRTGELKRLMPSITQKMLTQQLRELEEDGIISRMTYNQVPPKVEYELSEYGWSVTGILESLSAWGLHHIEKVYGDKSAVLEDNILNI
- a CDS encoding DUF6454 family protein is translated as MKTIIFALAAALTIGTVTTAFAYSDAMNSGENGEQLAEKFQHLTRNNVWEQKEKVDLQFNTFHPQGMTKVGDLYFMSSVEIIEKTVKYDQPHDGYDRTPGKGIGHLFVFTKEGKLLKDLKLGEGTIYHPGGIAYDGKSIWISVAEYRPNSKSIIYKVNPETMNSEEVFRTNDHIGGILRDGKQGTLKAVSWGSRMFYEFNEKGKVLRKSNNTSHFIDYQDCENAGKDNMICSGITELPQQGVSTSKYELGGLALLDIKTMDMVHELPITLFSQNGHAATRNPVFLENTKQGLIMYTVPDDDQSSMLVYETIVSKK
- a CDS encoding MgtC/SapB family protein, which codes for MIVHQHTIIKLFLSLLVGIIIGLEREIKKKPLGLKTTIIIAVSSCLLTVISIEAAYTFSNDYNRPMDPLRLAAQIVSGVGFLGAGAILRRNNDVISGLTTAAMIWGAAGLGIAIGAGFYQEALIALIFMIGSIEIIAPLVKKLGPKTLRLKELKVKLTVPVNINISDILHSLRKKDMKIKYVKIKDVIDRDLRTVDLILLIKNDRYTSDVYEDIKEVKGIESVEVELI
- a CDS encoding efflux RND transporter permease subunit, coding for MNQIINFVLKNKFAVWLLTIIVTVAGLYSGLNMKLETIPNITTPIVTVTTVYPGATPEEVAEKVTEPIEQAVQNLNGVNVVSSTSFQNASSIQIEYEFEKDMDKAEEEVKSTVSDISFPEGVNDSDVSRLSINAFPILALSISDDEGSLSDLTALAEDEIVPAIKGLEGVSSVGVSGQQVEEVQFSFKEEKLEEYGLDEETVQNIIKGSDVNFPLGLYTFGDKEQSVIVDGNILTMEDLKNMEIPISPGGGDASGQGQSSMPGQNAPGAEQNPAGSVQTPGQAQGSAQAPAAGQTPPATQNIELPTVKLSELADIKTIGEAESISRTNGEEAIGLQIVKSADANTVDVANAVKEELDGFEKEYDNLEIQSTLDQAEPIEESVSTMLSKALFGAVFAIIIILLFLRDIKSTLISVVSIPLSLLIAVLLLKQMDITLNIMTLGAMTVAIGRVVDDSIVVIENIYRRMSLKGEKLKGMGLVREATKEMFVPIMSSTIVTIAVFLPLALVKGVIGELFLPFALTIVFALLASLVVAVTIVPMLAHSLFKKGLYGETAKKHEEHKPGKMTGVYRSILNWSLNHKWITSGFAVLMLVGSLFLVPVIGVSFLPSEEQKLVYATYKPEPGETKEQVEEVVAKAENLLMDRKDVSLVQFSLGSENPMSPGDSNSAVFFIEYEDDTENFDKEKEKVIEDLQAETAQGEWSAQDFTQSAGSNEVQFFVYGNELEDIEPTVGEIEKILNDNGSFKNVSSSLAESYDEYTLVANQEELSKLGLTAGQIGMELSPQRDRPVLTQVEKDGEELNVYLQTEKETFENVDDLTEKTITSPLGKEVKIGDVVTVEEGKTSDTVTRRDGRIYVQVSGELTTDDVAKASSEVQKKVNDLDLPTGVDIDTGGVTEDIQESFTQLGLAMLAAIAIVYLVLVITFGGGLAPFAILFSLPFTVIGALVGLLIAGETISINAMIGALMLIGIVVTNAIVLIDRVIHKEREGLSTREALLEAGTTRLRPILMTAIATIGALIPLAIGIEGGSGIISKGLGVTVIGGLTSSTLLTLLIVPIVYEMMSKFRRKKTRAVEEE
- a CDS encoding DUF3231 family protein, yielding MSSSNQVPITSSELGNLWMTYQDKTMIMRVLEYFLEHAEKEETRQILQSYYERCAESAEFVKSIFQQEGAVIPVGFTEHDVNKGAPKLFDFMYDVMYLHMMAKIGTCLYALYSTMSYRQDIRQFFRRLTAEAQEAYDQTTNILLETGVLSRPPFVSMPKEVKFVQDKNYMAGGLNWFSNERSLNTIEVSLIHHSIETNLTGMQLMIGFAQVAHNQEVRNHFIKGMELAKKIETSLGEFLRQDYIEPPATHAGKATNSTVAPFSDKLMMYNTSLLSTFGLGSNALGGAFSLRSDLPAKMALLAKNIFDFAKQGGKIMVKNGWMEEPPQVEDRNQLTKR
- a CDS encoding Gfo/Idh/MocA family protein, coding for MIRFGIIGTNWITDRLLKAAMQIEDFSLKAVYSRSSEKAEEFAAKYGVETTFTDLESMAKSDAIDAVYIASPNSLHAEQAILFMNHKKHVLCEKPLASNVKEVTEMIQAAKENRVLLMEAMKSTFLPNFKSIQENLHKIGTVRRYTASYCQYSSRYDAYRSGTVLNAFDPTFSNGSLMDIGIYALYPSIVLFGKPETIKASGLLLSSGVDGEGSILLQYKDKDAVMMYSKITDSALPSEIQGEEGTIIIDRISTIEKVEIRYRDGRLEDISKPQKEDTMYYEMKEFIDLIQNDLYESTINTYENSIKVMEVMDEARKQIGVVYPADQN